The Nocardia sp. XZ_19_385 genome window below encodes:
- a CDS encoding type I polyketide synthase: protein MPSKPESGSTAIAIVGLGALYPGARNVHEFWNNIVAGVDSVTDVPDTHWSVADHYDPDPTAPDKTYSKRGGFIPAVEFDPLEFGLPPNTLEVTGVLQLLSLLVAKQTLADAGCLDSDRFDGSRTGVILGVTGANSLIYPLATRLQTPVVEQAVRSCGLTQRDAEAVAAKFAAAFAPWQENSFPGLLGNVVAGRIANRFDLGGTNCTVDAACASSLAAVRMAVDELQSGRADLMLTGGCDADNTILMYLCFSKTPAFSKRGQVRPFDESGDGTLIGEGIGMLALKRLADAERDGDRIYAVLRGIGSSSDGRHKSIYAPRGEGQMVALGRAYDDAGFGPGEVGLLEAHGTGTPVGDLTEVTALRSIYADAGRRSVAIGSVKSQIGHTKAAAGAAGLIKLALSLHHKVLPPTINVEKPRAALHFDDGPFYVNTESSPWIAQPQRPVRRAGVSSFGFGGTNFHCVLEEYGAAPGAGHTTAQIYLWHARNATELLSALDGPPQDGPVPAEHSRLAIVARGQSELAKLRDEARAKLAAEPTAEAFELPSGVYYRHRARSTGRVAALFAGQGSQYVGMGRASALAVSQVQAAFDRAAAEFSGTEPLGPVVFPPPAFDEETRAAQSNALRRTDFAQPAIAAISAGQFRYLTELGFAPDGALGHSFGELTALWAAGGLGDADLFRLARARGEAMARRPVELTDPGAMAVVHADRRRVEELLAQATNVSVCNLNAPNQVVVGGGSTAVGEFVAQCAAEGVGAKPLPVAAAFHTRYVAHATEQFAAAVADTEIGKLDIPVYANTEGAEYGGDPVRDRRVLTEQLRKPVAFAPRLAQMYDEGFRIFVEFGPKSVLAGLANQAFADHTDVVVLAADPGPGHDSDLALKRLAARLAVLGLPLTGFRPALPDSGVQKTKKGMVITLTGVNHVPPQRERAYQEALTDGYTVGDAGLPSEPNSVRRIAVEHMASHREYLASQSRVAEQIVDILREESRNGMRDSVIAGISAIAEHSRTIGRSHTQAGEVLRSMVHLEAGAGVPPIESEEASLTAYPVRNDVYLSRSSGTRMVTAAPAAIAPAAAVPAAEAPMAVAQTTLLPEAGVPGAIAPTEISPEAGASAGVAAVAGVSGSGTSVYMAPPARTPHIEPLPRPAEPEPAAATMDAIMVRGQLLEIVSAKTGYPVDTLDGDMEIEADLGIDSIKRVEIMGALRERFPAAAIADADELAELRVLDNIVDFVVGGQEADVHPKGESGLGIARQFAQPSPLSAADRVYRPYRQQPVALLAGEGSDLLARVSAALTAHGWAVHRGEEIPETLDLVLYAPGRPADFPGATRQLREAVLLAARTQRALESAAREGRAAFVTLTGAPGTDPASAALSGVSGLVKTLAIEAPALFCRAIELGDGLEHAAAAELAVAEIYDARTDLAVVRHDGSGGRYTEVLTDEPPTGPPVAELQTADPHVAEFGVDDFLVVTGGGRGVTAACAIALARRHRCGMLLLGRSESDGADEISATLADLERIGVEAQYLTVDVTDGPAVGTALAPYRARITGIVHGAGVLADQLILNKRASDVDRVLGAKLLGLHSVLAATDQERMRHIVLFSSVAGFFGNKGQADYAVANEALNGIAAALKRARPDSRVTAINWGAWNGGMVTPELAKMFETRGVPLIPIGLGARMFAEQFDLERGNDTVCVIGPSTPLSGSRPKRMSSKEVTVVRDLATIARDPVVADHCVNGKPVLPATAALGAILDIVGQVRPGRAATRLTEFKVFKGLVFDDDQPAALSFVISADQVRVLDEQGRPRYQAVIGEQPAPAPRSTDVPPWDSGQPIDPYTGGELFHGPSLRGIRRQLTDTVFLCALRDVDLAGGGWSTPSYSPVLADLLLQVSLVWAHRSLGIATLPSGIGDIEIHRPLPDAFVVSLGDTRRTESGARCSVTATDADGNVLLVFRDVELVTRPAGILWDRDDLVEFGTARTDRRLRLPAPPYLMISRVTGLRAEPGKLEPASITVEYDVPADAWFAVDGRASFGPTLEIAQATLFLLGYQGIEDRIGGERRFRLLGGSATFFDGLPRTGETLRYHVEITRFVWQGEMPLIFFQCDGYRGDTLFLQMRDGCAGLFTDAELAQPLGVIDDERIEPTNAPAFTPLARSDRTSLSHNDIERLTAGEVAAVFGAAWESDGLNPSIRLPGGNLLALEQVHEIDRTGGPAGLGRLVATQRVTPDAWYFACHFPGDPVLPGTMMMEGAAQLIQIYAMYLGLHLVFPDAEFQPALEQRLHCRLRGQITPAECELRYVAEITSITMLPRPTVTADITVFDGDKPILSMRELGIQVREKPGTPYRIERDGRPRRFLGRRSHDGEPTVANELHMAHLAQGDLGLAMGTEFDIYRDRRAPRIPNGDFCFLHRLVEFTGAHGQPSGARMVTEYDSPPDAWYYAENPDPGMPYCVLMETSLQSAVLTGYYLGASLLTPEEDLVIRNLDGRAVLLGRPDLRGRTIRQESELLSTHRTAGATLQSFSYRLSVDGEVFYEGESLFGYFNDQALAKQSGLDGGRKMLPWLETEAAQAERITVGGDGRFDLIDDVEIVRDGGRHGLGYLRGRRRIDAGDWFFPLHFHGDPVMPGSLGVETVLQALRIFLRHSEPADDLESGEFVLPLDVPFSWRYRGQILPADGELVFDFHVKDIRREQGRTVIVADANLWNNGLRIYEFTDIAVGAEST, encoded by the coding sequence ATGCCGTCGAAACCGGAATCCGGAAGTACAGCCATCGCGATCGTCGGACTGGGGGCGCTGTACCCGGGCGCGCGCAACGTCCACGAATTCTGGAACAACATTGTCGCCGGCGTCGACTCCGTGACCGATGTCCCGGACACGCACTGGTCGGTGGCCGACCATTACGACCCGGATCCGACGGCGCCGGACAAGACCTACAGCAAGCGCGGCGGATTCATACCCGCCGTCGAGTTCGACCCGCTGGAGTTCGGTCTGCCGCCGAACACCCTCGAGGTCACCGGTGTGCTGCAACTGCTCAGTCTGCTGGTGGCCAAGCAGACACTGGCCGATGCCGGGTGCCTGGACTCCGATCGATTCGACGGCTCGCGCACGGGGGTGATTCTCGGTGTCACCGGAGCGAACTCGCTGATCTATCCGCTGGCGACGCGACTGCAGACTCCGGTTGTCGAGCAGGCGGTCCGCTCGTGCGGGCTGACCCAGCGCGACGCCGAGGCGGTCGCCGCCAAGTTCGCGGCAGCGTTCGCACCCTGGCAGGAGAACTCGTTTCCCGGCCTGCTCGGCAATGTGGTCGCCGGCCGCATCGCCAACCGGTTCGATCTCGGCGGCACCAACTGCACGGTGGACGCCGCCTGCGCCAGCTCGCTGGCCGCGGTCCGGATGGCGGTCGATGAATTGCAATCGGGCAGAGCGGATTTGATGCTCACCGGCGGTTGCGACGCCGACAACACCATTCTCATGTACCTGTGCTTCTCCAAGACACCGGCGTTCTCCAAGCGCGGTCAGGTCCGGCCGTTCGACGAGAGCGGGGACGGCACCCTGATCGGCGAGGGTATCGGGATGCTCGCGCTCAAGCGCCTCGCCGATGCCGAACGCGACGGCGACCGCATCTACGCCGTGCTGCGCGGTATCGGTTCCTCCAGCGACGGCCGGCACAAGAGCATCTACGCACCTCGCGGGGAAGGTCAGATGGTCGCTCTCGGGCGAGCTTACGACGACGCCGGCTTCGGCCCCGGCGAGGTCGGCCTGCTGGAGGCGCATGGCACCGGAACCCCGGTCGGCGATCTGACCGAGGTCACCGCGCTGCGCTCGATCTACGCCGACGCCGGTAGGCGCAGTGTCGCGATCGGCAGCGTGAAGTCCCAGATCGGCCACACCAAGGCGGCGGCGGGCGCGGCCGGGTTGATCAAGCTCGCGTTGAGCCTGCACCACAAGGTGCTGCCGCCCACGATCAATGTGGAAAAGCCAAGGGCGGCATTGCACTTCGACGACGGGCCGTTCTACGTCAACACCGAGAGCAGCCCGTGGATCGCGCAGCCGCAGCGCCCGGTGCGCAGGGCCGGGGTGTCCTCGTTCGGGTTCGGCGGCACGAACTTCCACTGCGTGCTGGAGGAATACGGCGCGGCGCCGGGAGCCGGGCACACGACGGCCCAGATCTACCTGTGGCACGCCCGCAACGCCACCGAACTGCTGTCCGCACTCGACGGTCCTCCGCAGGACGGTCCCGTCCCAGCGGAACACTCGAGGCTGGCGATCGTGGCCCGCGGGCAGAGCGAACTGGCGAAACTGAGGGACGAGGCAAGGGCGAAACTGGCTGCCGAGCCGACGGCCGAGGCATTCGAACTGCCATCGGGGGTGTACTACCGTCACCGCGCACGATCGACCGGCAGAGTCGCGGCGCTGTTCGCGGGGCAGGGCAGTCAGTATGTCGGCATGGGCCGCGCCAGCGCCCTGGCCGTATCGCAGGTGCAGGCGGCGTTCGACCGCGCCGCGGCCGAATTCTCCGGTACCGAACCATTGGGGCCGGTGGTGTTCCCGCCCCCTGCTTTCGACGAGGAGACCCGGGCGGCGCAGTCGAATGCGTTGCGCCGCACCGACTTTGCCCAGCCTGCCATCGCGGCGATATCGGCGGGCCAGTTCCGTTATCTCACCGAGCTCGGCTTCGCTCCCGACGGTGCGCTCGGGCACAGTTTCGGGGAACTGACCGCGCTGTGGGCGGCGGGCGGCCTCGGCGACGCCGATCTGTTCCGGCTGGCCCGGGCGCGGGGCGAAGCCATGGCGCGGCGGCCGGTGGAGCTAACCGATCCGGGCGCGATGGCGGTAGTGCACGCGGATCGGCGGCGGGTCGAGGAGCTGCTCGCGCAGGCCACGAACGTGTCCGTCTGTAATCTGAACGCCCCGAACCAGGTTGTCGTCGGGGGCGGCAGCACTGCGGTGGGGGAGTTCGTCGCGCAGTGTGCCGCCGAAGGTGTTGGCGCCAAGCCATTGCCGGTCGCTGCTGCGTTCCACACCCGGTACGTCGCACACGCTACCGAACAGTTCGCAGCGGCGGTGGCGGACACCGAGATCGGCAAACTCGACATTCCGGTTTACGCCAACACCGAGGGAGCGGAGTACGGCGGCGACCCGGTGCGCGATCGGCGGGTGCTCACCGAGCAACTGCGTAAGCCGGTGGCCTTCGCGCCGCGCCTGGCGCAGATGTATGACGAGGGCTTCCGAATCTTCGTGGAGTTCGGCCCCAAATCCGTCCTGGCGGGACTGGCCAATCAGGCCTTCGCGGACCACACCGATGTCGTCGTGCTCGCCGCGGACCCAGGTCCCGGCCACGACAGCGATCTCGCCCTCAAACGGCTCGCCGCCCGGCTGGCCGTGCTCGGCCTGCCACTGACGGGATTCCGTCCCGCGCTGCCGGATTCGGGCGTTCAGAAAACCAAGAAAGGAATGGTGATCACGTTGACCGGAGTCAATCACGTTCCGCCGCAACGCGAGCGGGCGTATCAGGAAGCGCTGACCGACGGCTACACCGTCGGTGACGCGGGACTGCCGAGCGAGCCGAATTCGGTGCGCAGGATAGCCGTCGAACACATGGCGTCCCATCGCGAATACCTCGCCAGCCAGTCGCGGGTGGCCGAGCAGATCGTGGACATCCTGCGGGAGGAGAGCCGAAATGGCATGCGGGACTCGGTAATCGCCGGCATCAGCGCCATCGCCGAGCACAGCCGGACGATCGGGCGCAGCCACACGCAGGCCGGTGAGGTGCTGCGCAGCATGGTCCACCTCGAAGCAGGTGCCGGGGTGCCGCCGATCGAGTCCGAAGAGGCGTCTCTGACGGCGTACCCCGTCAGAAACGACGTCTACCTTTCGAGGTCGTCTGGCACCCGAATGGTGACTGCGGCTCCAGCAGCGATAGCGCCGGCAGCGGCAGTTCCGGCGGCAGAAGCTCCAATGGCGGTCGCGCAGACAACGCTGCTTCCCGAGGCGGGCGTACCAGGGGCGATCGCGCCGACAGAGATTTCACCGGAGGCCGGCGCTTCGGCAGGGGTTGCTGCGGTCGCCGGAGTTTCGGGTTCTGGCACGAGCGTTTACATGGCACCCCCAGCTAGGACGCCGCATATCGAACCGCTGCCCCGACCTGCCGAGCCGGAGCCTGCCGCGGCCACGATGGACGCCATCATGGTGCGCGGGCAGCTGCTCGAAATCGTCTCCGCGAAAACCGGTTACCCGGTTGACACCCTCGACGGCGATATGGAGATCGAGGCTGATCTCGGCATCGATTCGATCAAGCGGGTCGAGATCATGGGGGCACTGCGGGAACGGTTCCCCGCTGCCGCGATCGCCGATGCCGACGAGCTGGCGGAGCTGCGCGTGCTGGACAACATCGTGGACTTCGTCGTCGGCGGTCAGGAGGCTGATGTCCACCCAAAAGGTGAGAGCGGACTCGGCATCGCGCGTCAGTTCGCGCAGCCGAGCCCGCTTTCCGCGGCGGATCGTGTGTACCGGCCCTACCGGCAGCAGCCGGTGGCACTGCTGGCAGGGGAGGGTTCGGACCTGCTCGCGCGGGTGAGCGCGGCGCTGACCGCGCACGGCTGGGCTGTCCATCGGGGCGAGGAGATTCCCGAGACACTGGATCTCGTCCTCTACGCACCGGGGCGTCCGGCCGATTTCCCCGGGGCCACAAGGCAACTGCGCGAGGCAGTGCTGCTGGCCGCACGCACCCAGCGTGCGCTGGAGTCGGCGGCCCGAGAAGGCAGGGCCGCGTTCGTGACACTCACCGGCGCGCCCGGAACCGACCCTGCCTCGGCCGCGTTGAGCGGCGTGAGTGGGCTGGTGAAGACCCTGGCGATCGAGGCGCCGGCGCTGTTCTGCCGCGCGATCGAACTCGGCGATGGCCTGGAACACGCGGCCGCCGCCGAGCTTGCCGTAGCCGAAATATACGACGCACGAACTGATCTCGCTGTCGTCCGGCACGACGGTTCGGGCGGGCGCTACACGGAGGTCCTGACCGACGAGCCACCTACCGGTCCACCAGTCGCAGAGCTCCAGACCGCCGATCCGCATGTCGCGGAGTTCGGGGTGGATGACTTTCTGGTGGTCACCGGGGGTGGGCGGGGCGTCACTGCGGCGTGCGCGATCGCACTCGCGCGGCGGCACCGGTGCGGGATGCTGCTGCTCGGTCGCTCCGAAAGCGATGGGGCGGATGAGATCTCGGCGACGTTGGCGGACTTGGAGCGGATCGGTGTCGAAGCCCAGTACCTGACGGTCGATGTCACCGATGGCCCGGCGGTCGGGACGGCGCTCGCGCCGTACCGGGCGCGGATTACCGGCATTGTGCACGGTGCCGGTGTTCTCGCCGATCAACTGATCCTGAACAAACGCGCTTCCGACGTCGACCGGGTACTGGGGGCCAAACTGCTCGGTCTGCATTCGGTGCTGGCCGCGACCGATCAGGAACGAATGCGGCACATCGTGCTGTTCTCGTCGGTGGCCGGATTCTTCGGCAACAAAGGCCAAGCCGACTATGCGGTGGCCAACGAGGCGCTGAACGGTATCGCGGCGGCGCTCAAACGGGCGCGGCCCGATTCGAGAGTGACCGCGATCAACTGGGGCGCCTGGAACGGCGGCATGGTCACACCGGAGCTGGCCAAGATGTTCGAAACGCGTGGCGTACCGCTGATTCCGATCGGCCTCGGGGCCAGGATGTTCGCCGAACAGTTCGACCTGGAACGGGGCAACGACACCGTGTGCGTGATCGGCCCGTCCACGCCGCTGTCGGGGTCGCGCCCAAAGCGTATGTCCAGCAAGGAAGTAACGGTGGTGCGGGATCTTGCCACGATCGCGCGGGACCCGGTCGTCGCCGACCATTGCGTGAACGGGAAGCCGGTCCTGCCCGCCACGGCCGCACTGGGGGCGATCCTCGATATCGTCGGCCAGGTCCGTCCGGGCCGGGCAGCGACTCGGCTGACGGAATTCAAGGTCTTCAAGGGCCTGGTGTTCGATGACGACCAGCCGGCCGCCCTCTCCTTCGTGATCTCGGCGGACCAGGTGCGCGTGCTCGATGAGCAGGGGCGGCCTCGGTATCAGGCTGTCATCGGGGAGCAGCCTGCACCGGCACCGCGCAGCACCGACGTGCCGCCGTGGGACAGCGGGCAGCCGATCGATCCGTACACCGGGGGTGAACTGTTCCACGGACCCAGCCTGCGCGGAATCCGACGGCAGCTGACCGACACCGTATTCCTTTGTGCCCTAAGGGATGTGGACCTGGCGGGCGGAGGCTGGTCCACTCCGTCGTACAGTCCCGTACTGGCCGACCTGCTGTTGCAGGTATCTCTGGTGTGGGCGCATCGCAGCCTGGGCATCGCCACCTTGCCGAGTGGGATCGGCGACATCGAGATTCACCGGCCACTGCCCGACGCCTTCGTCGTATCGCTCGGGGACACCCGGCGCACAGAAAGCGGCGCGCGGTGCTCGGTCACCGCCACCGATGCCGACGGCAATGTCCTGCTGGTGTTCCGCGATGTCGAACTGGTGACACGGCCAGCCGGAATTCTCTGGGACAGAGACGATCTGGTCGAGTTCGGCACCGCACGAACGGACCGCCGACTGCGACTGCCCGCCCCGCCCTACCTGATGATCTCCCGGGTCACCGGCCTGCGTGCCGAGCCCGGAAAGCTCGAACCCGCAAGCATCACCGTCGAATACGACGTCCCGGCGGACGCGTGGTTCGCGGTGGACGGCAGGGCATCGTTCGGCCCCACTCTGGAAATCGCGCAGGCCACCTTGTTCCTGCTCGGCTATCAGGGGATCGAGGATCGCATCGGGGGAGAGCGGCGGTTCCGTCTACTGGGAGGCAGTGCCACGTTCTTCGACGGACTGCCCCGGACCGGTGAGACGCTGCGCTACCACGTCGAGATCACCCGATTCGTCTGGCAGGGCGAGATGCCGCTGATCTTCTTCCAGTGCGACGGCTATCGCGGCGACACCCTGTTCCTCCAGATGCGCGACGGCTGCGCGGGCTTGTTCACCGATGCGGAACTGGCCCAGCCGCTGGGCGTCATCGACGACGAACGCATCGAACCGACCAACGCCCCCGCCTTCACGCCCCTCGCGCGTTCCGATCGAACAAGCCTGTCGCACAACGATATCGAGCGTCTGACGGCCGGTGAAGTCGCCGCCGTCTTCGGGGCGGCCTGGGAATCGGACGGTCTCAACCCGTCGATCCGGCTGCCGGGCGGCAACCTCCTTGCGCTGGAGCAGGTCCACGAGATCGATCGGACCGGTGGTCCGGCCGGACTCGGAAGACTCGTTGCGACACAACGTGTTACGCCCGACGCGTGGTACTTCGCCTGCCACTTCCCCGGCGACCCGGTACTCCCGGGCACCATGATGATGGAGGGCGCCGCACAACTGATCCAGATCTACGCCATGTATCTGGGGCTGCACCTGGTGTTCCCGGACGCCGAGTTTCAGCCCGCCCTCGAGCAGCGCCTGCACTGCCGGCTGCGCGGCCAAATCACCCCGGCCGAATGCGAACTCCGCTACGTCGCCGAGATCACCTCGATCACGATGTTGCCCCGGCCCACCGTCACCGCTGACATCACCGTCTTCGACGGCGACAAGCCGATCCTGAGCATGCGCGAGCTGGGCATCCAGGTGCGCGAGAAGCCGGGCACCCCGTACCGGATCGAACGAGACGGCCGGCCGCGTCGATTCCTGGGGCGGCGCAGCCACGACGGCGAACCGACCGTGGCCAACGAACTGCACATGGCCCATCTGGCGCAGGGCGACCTGGGCTTGGCGATGGGGACGGAGTTCGACATCTACCGGGACCGCCGAGCACCGCGAATTCCGAACGGGGACTTCTGCTTTCTGCACCGCCTCGTGGAGTTCACCGGTGCGCACGGCCAGCCGAGCGGCGCGCGGATGGTCACCGAATACGACTCTCCGCCGGATGCCTGGTACTACGCCGAGAATCCGGACCCGGGAATGCCCTACTGCGTGCTGATGGAGACCTCGCTGCAGTCGGCCGTGCTCACCGGCTACTACCTCGGCGCGAGCCTGCTGACTCCGGAGGAGGACCTGGTGATCCGCAATCTCGACGGCCGGGCCGTCCTGCTCGGCCGGCCCGATCTACGGGGCCGGACCATCCGCCAGGAGTCCGAGCTGCTGTCCACGCACCGGACCGCGGGCGCGACTCTGCAGTCCTTCAGCTATCGGCTCTCGGTCGACGGGGAAGTCTTCTACGAGGGGGAATCGCTGTTCGGTTACTTCAACGACCAGGCGCTGGCGAAGCAGTCCGGATTGGACGGTGGCCGGAAAATGTTGCCCTGGTTGGAGACCGAGGCGGCGCAGGCCGAACGGATCACCGTCGGTGGCGACGGCCGATTCGACCTGATCGACGACGTCGAGATCGTCCGGGACGGCGGCCGGCACGGGCTGGGCTACCTGCGGGGTCGTCGCCGGATCGATGCGGGCGACTGGTTCTTCCCGCTGCACTTCCACGGTGATCCCGTCATGCCCGGATCGCTCGGGGTCGAGACGGTCCTGCAAGCGCTGCGAATCTTCTTGCGGCACAGCGAACCCGCCGACGACCTCGAGTCGGGCGAGTTCGTTCTGCCGCTTGATGTCCCGTTCAGCTGGCGCTATCGGGGTCAGATTCTGCCGGCCGACGGCGAACTCGTCTTCGACTTCCATGTCAAGGACATCCGGCGCGAGCAGGGGCGCACCGTGATCGTCGCGGACGCGAACCTGTGGAACAACGGCCTGCGCATCTACGAATTCACCGATATCGCCGTGGGGGCGGAAAGCACATGA
- a CDS encoding PfaD family polyunsaturated fatty acid/polyketide biosynthesis protein — protein sequence MTRSIEIDDVQRILTDLEHPVHVVRDTGGIGVTAALEPGQCVLASAGPLSPENLGSHDFRRAHGVRMAYMAGGMANGISSVELVVAAARAGFLGAFGAGGLASDRVEAALQRLAAEIPGLPYAVNLLNTPHEPALERAVVDLCLRYGVRCVEASAYLELTPELVRYRLNGLYRSTGGQVHAANRVIAKVSRPEVCRQFLLPAPEAMVAELIARGQVTAEQADLSRAMPMADDITVESDSAGHTDRRPLSALLPVLRRLRDDVRRQRPELPSVRLGAAGGIGTPQAVAAAFALGADYVVTGSVNQACVEAGTAAVTRRMLATAGISDFDMAPSGYMFELGAQVQVLKSGTMFPQRARKLRQLYETCSSIDDLPDADRIWLERKVFRRPVGEVWDEVVAFFTTRDPAQIQQAVNDPKRRMALMFRWYLGLSSRWAITGDADRLADYQVWAGPALGAFNEWVRGTYLAAPENRSVTDVAHHLMRGAAVSTRIHQIECAGPRFPSEYSDYRPTPLS from the coding sequence ATGACCAGAAGCATCGAAATCGATGACGTGCAAAGGATATTGACCGATCTGGAGCACCCCGTCCATGTCGTTCGAGACACCGGCGGCATCGGCGTGACCGCCGCTCTCGAGCCGGGGCAGTGTGTACTCGCCTCGGCCGGGCCGCTGTCGCCGGAGAACCTGGGATCTCACGATTTCCGCAGGGCGCACGGCGTCCGGATGGCCTATATGGCAGGCGGAATGGCGAACGGCATCTCCTCGGTGGAACTGGTCGTCGCCGCGGCCAGGGCCGGATTCCTCGGGGCCTTCGGCGCCGGTGGTCTCGCATCGGATCGGGTCGAGGCCGCACTGCAACGGCTGGCCGCCGAGATCCCCGGACTGCCCTACGCGGTCAACCTGCTCAACACACCTCACGAACCGGCACTCGAGCGCGCGGTCGTGGACCTGTGCCTGCGCTACGGGGTGCGCTGCGTCGAGGCGTCGGCGTACCTCGAACTGACCCCGGAACTGGTGCGCTACCGGCTCAACGGCCTGTACCGGAGTACCGGCGGGCAAGTGCACGCGGCAAACCGGGTGATCGCGAAGGTATCCCGGCCCGAGGTCTGCCGGCAGTTCCTGCTACCCGCCCCCGAGGCGATGGTGGCGGAACTGATCGCACGCGGGCAGGTGACCGCCGAGCAGGCGGACCTGTCCCGGGCGATGCCGATGGCGGACGACATCACGGTCGAGTCCGACTCGGCCGGTCACACCGATCGCCGCCCGTTGTCGGCGCTGCTCCCGGTGCTGCGCCGGCTGCGGGACGACGTGCGCCGGCAGCGACCCGAGCTACCGTCGGTGCGGCTGGGGGCGGCGGGCGGCATCGGTACCCCGCAGGCAGTCGCGGCGGCCTTCGCTCTCGGCGCGGACTATGTGGTGACCGGGTCGGTCAACCAGGCCTGTGTCGAAGCGGGAACCGCCGCGGTGACTCGCCGAATGCTCGCCACCGCCGGAATCAGCGATTTCGACATGGCTCCGTCGGGCTACATGTTCGAGCTCGGTGCGCAGGTGCAGGTGTTGAAGAGCGGCACGATGTTTCCCCAGCGCGCCCGCAAACTGCGGCAGCTCTACGAAACCTGCTCGAGCATCGACGATCTGCCTGATGCGGACCGTATCTGGCTGGAGCGCAAGGTATTCCGCCGTCCGGTCGGCGAGGTCTGGGACGAGGTGGTCGCCTTCTTCACGACTCGCGATCCCGCCCAGATCCAGCAGGCTGTCAACGATCCGAAGCGCCGGATGGCGCTGATGTTCCGCTGGTATCTGGGATTGTCGTCCCGATGGGCGATTACGGGAGATGCCGACCGGCTCGCCGACTATCAGGTGTGGGCCGGGCCCGCGCTGGGCGCCTTCAACGAGTGGGTGCGCGGAACCTACCTCGCGGCGCCGGAGAACCGGAGCGTCACCGACGTGGCGCACCACCTCATGCGCGGCGCCGCGGTCAGTACCCGCATTCATCAGATCGAATGCGCCGGGCCCCGGTTCCCCTCCGAATACTCCGATTACCGGCCGACGCCGCTGTCCTGA